A single genomic interval of Pirellulales bacterium harbors:
- the tadA gene encoding Flp pilus assembly complex ATPase component TadA, whose product MAMRRLGQILVDLGFITDEQLEMLLEEQQNRPGELIGKVAESMGLINDDQLAQGLAEQMGLKVISLADTAIPQDVLNYVTEPMAQLYRIVPVAFRDNTLTIAMCDPQKLSVVDELRNFLGYDIRTVVATEKDVKGALERYYAAEGESVEKIVHDMEEDKELNAAAAALDKDGPIDLTSVEALADSAPVRKLLNMVLLMAIKDHASDLHFEPFEDEFKIRIKADGVLFEMVPPPRHLAFAITTRIKVMANLDIAERRLPQDGRIELNVGGHPVDLRVSVLPTMFGESVVMRVLDRSVVNLDLAAVGMNASTLQAFREVIEHPNGIVLVTGPTGSGKTTTLYSALSELNSVDDKIITTEDPIEYDIDGIVQCPIDHSIGNTFAACLRAILRQDPDIILVGEIRDLETAEIAVQASLTGHMVFSTLHTNDAPSTITRLRDMGVEPFMITATVEAILAQRLVRKICSGCREEIKPTQDMLAELQLAAGDVAGRQFFRGKGCDVCNNTGYKGRIGLFELMVMNNDLREMIVRNCTSDELRVAARRYGMVTLRDAGMDYVYQGKTTLEEVVRETIVDG is encoded by the coding sequence ATGGCGATGCGACGGCTTGGCCAGATTCTCGTCGATCTGGGCTTCATCACCGATGAACAGCTTGAAATGCTGCTGGAGGAGCAGCAAAACCGCCCCGGCGAACTGATCGGCAAGGTGGCCGAGAGCATGGGGCTGATCAACGACGATCAGTTGGCGCAGGGGCTGGCCGAGCAGATGGGGCTGAAGGTGATCAGCCTGGCGGACACGGCCATTCCGCAGGACGTGCTCAACTACGTCACCGAGCCGATGGCGCAGCTTTATCGCATTGTGCCGGTCGCCTTCCGCGACAACACCTTGACGATCGCCATGTGCGATCCGCAAAAGCTGTCGGTCGTCGACGAGCTGCGCAATTTCCTGGGCTACGACATCCGCACCGTGGTCGCCACGGAGAAGGACGTCAAGGGCGCGCTGGAGCGATACTACGCCGCCGAGGGAGAGAGCGTCGAGAAGATCGTCCACGACATGGAGGAGGACAAAGAGCTCAACGCCGCCGCCGCCGCGCTCGACAAGGACGGGCCGATCGACCTGACCAGCGTCGAGGCGCTGGCCGACAGCGCACCGGTCCGCAAGCTGCTCAACATGGTGCTCTTGATGGCCATCAAGGACCATGCCAGCGACTTGCACTTTGAGCCATTCGAAGACGAATTCAAGATTCGCATCAAGGCCGACGGCGTGCTCTTTGAGATGGTGCCGCCGCCGCGCCACCTGGCCTTCGCCATCACCACGCGCATCAAGGTGATGGCCAACCTCGACATCGCCGAACGCCGGTTGCCGCAAGACGGCCGCATTGAGCTGAACGTGGGCGGCCACCCGGTCGATCTGCGGGTGAGCGTGCTGCCGACCATGTTCGGCGAGAGCGTGGTCATGCGGGTGCTCGACCGCTCGGTGGTCAACCTCGATCTGGCTGCGGTCGGCATGAACGCCAGCACGCTACAAGCGTTTCGCGAGGTGATCGAACACCCCAACGGCATCGTGCTGGTGACCGGCCCCACTGGGTCGGGCAAGACCACCACCCTGTATTCGGCCCTGTCCGAGCTGAACTCGGTGGACGACAAGATCATCACCACCGAGGATCCCATCGAGTACGACATCGACGGCATCGTGCAGTGCCCCATCGACCACTCGATCGGCAACACTTTCGCGGCTTGTTTGCGGGCCATTTTGCGGCAAGATCCAGATATTATTCTGGTGGGGGAGATTCGCGACCTGGAGACGGCCGAGATCGCCGTCCAAGCCTCGCTGACGGGTCACATGGTCTTTAGCACGCTGCACACCAACGACGCCCCCAGCACGATCACGCGCTTGCGCGACATGGGGGTGGAACCGTTTATGATCACCGCCACCGTGGAGGCGATACTTGCCCAGCGGCTGGTGCGCAAGATCTGCTCCGGCTGCCGAGAGGAGATCAAGCCCACCCAAGACATGCTGGCCGAACTGCAATTGGCCGCCGGCGATGTGGCAGGGAGGCAATTCTTTCGCGGCAAAGGTTGCGACGTTTGCAACAACACGGGTTATAAAGGACGCATCGGCCTGTTCGAGTTGATGGTGATGAACAACGACCTGCGCGAGATGATCGTACGCAATTGCACCAGCGACGAGTTGCGCGTGGCCGCGCGGCGCTACGGCATGGTGACCTTGCGCGACGCCGGCATGGATTACGTGTATCAAGGCAAAACGACGCTGGAAGAAGTCGTCCGCGAAACGATTGTAGACGGGTAA
- a CDS encoding biotin/lipoyl-binding protein: MKKILIANRGEIARRVMRTCRAMGIHTVAVFSEPDRRALFVDEADEAVAIGGATPAESYLRADAILEAASQTGADGIHPGYGFLSENAAFAAACAAAGIQFVGPPAEAIAAMGSKIEAKRRMQAAGVPVLASVNVSGQSAAELERQVEPLGLPLLIKASAGGGGRGMRIVRSRGELAAALDAARRESKSAFGDDTVFIEPYVEAPRHVEVQIFGDAHGNVVHLFERECSIQRRHQKIVEESPSPALNDELRARMGEAAVQAGKAIGYQNAGTVEFLLKADSQFFFLEVNTRLQVEHPVTEAITGLDLVRLQIEVARGAPLSAAARNATINGHAIEVRLYAEDPRREFMPVTGMLDRFEFPAWSDARVDSGIQTGSEVSPFYDPLLAKVIVHAPTRAEAAARLAETLARAQIHGLRTNRELLVRLLEHPEFLAGQTDTHFLERHAPVELGRPLGDAAATRLHAVAAALAMQARNRQAAPVLARIPSGWRNNPAGLQSVTFDADGEEIVVEYRLQHETAMARVGGEEISARVDECTAERVALEVGGVRRGFEVQLTGDRVYVDSALGCSEFAVRPRFSRPDEATAAGSLVAPLPGVVSEVKVAVGDEVAPGQVLLVIESMKMLHPIAAPVGGRVSELRVQAASQVQAGVVLAVIDEAND, translated from the coding sequence ATGAAAAAAATCTTGATCGCCAATCGCGGGGAGATCGCCCGCCGGGTGATGCGAACCTGCCGGGCGATGGGCATCCACACGGTGGCCGTGTTCTCCGAGCCGGATCGCCGCGCGCTGTTCGTGGACGAGGCGGATGAGGCGGTGGCGATTGGTGGAGCGACGCCAGCGGAGTCGTATCTCAGGGCGGACGCGATTCTTGAGGCGGCGAGCCAGACGGGCGCCGACGGCATTCACCCAGGCTATGGGTTTCTCTCGGAGAACGCCGCCTTTGCCGCGGCCTGCGCCGCGGCGGGCATTCAGTTCGTGGGTCCGCCTGCCGAGGCGATCGCGGCGATGGGATCGAAGATCGAGGCCAAGCGGCGGATGCAGGCGGCCGGCGTGCCGGTGCTGGCCAGCGTGAACGTGTCCGGCCAATCGGCCGCGGAACTGGAGCGGCAAGTCGAACCGCTGGGCCTGCCGCTACTCATCAAAGCCTCCGCCGGCGGCGGCGGACGTGGCATGCGCATCGTGCGCTCGCGGGGCGAACTGGCAGCGGCGCTCGATGCCGCCAGGCGCGAGTCGAAGTCGGCGTTTGGCGATGACACCGTTTTCATTGAGCCGTATGTCGAGGCGCCGCGACACGTGGAGGTGCAGATCTTCGGCGACGCGCACGGCAACGTCGTCCACCTGTTTGAGCGCGAATGTTCGATTCAGAGGCGCCACCAAAAGATTGTCGAAGAATCGCCCTCCCCTGCCCTGAACGACGAATTGCGCGCGCGGATGGGCGAGGCGGCTGTGCAGGCGGGCAAGGCGATCGGCTATCAGAACGCCGGCACGGTGGAGTTTTTGCTCAAGGCAGATAGCCAGTTTTTCTTTCTGGAGGTGAACACCCGTTTGCAGGTGGAACACCCGGTGACCGAGGCCATCACAGGGCTTGACCTGGTGCGCTTGCAGATTGAAGTGGCGCGCGGGGCGCCGCTTTCTGCCGCGGCGCGAAATGCCACGATCAACGGACACGCGATCGAAGTGCGGTTGTATGCCGAAGATCCGCGGCGCGAATTTATGCCGGTCACCGGCATGCTGGACCGGTTCGAGTTTCCGGCGTGGAGCGACGCGCGGGTCGACTCGGGCATTCAGACGGGGTCTGAAGTCAGCCCATTCTACGATCCCTTGTTGGCCAAGGTGATCGTCCATGCGCCAACAAGGGCCGAAGCCGCGGCGCGCCTCGCGGAAACTCTGGCGCGAGCGCAAATCCACGGACTGCGCACCAATCGCGAATTATTGGTGCGACTGCTCGAGCATCCTGAATTCTTAGCTGGCCAGACCGACACTCACTTCTTGGAGCGCCACGCACCTGTTGAGCTGGGTCGGCCTTTAGGGGACGCTGCGGCGACTCGACTGCATGCCGTGGCCGCGGCGCTAGCGATGCAAGCCCGCAATCGGCAGGCCGCGCCGGTGTTGGCCCGCATTCCTTCTGGTTGGAGGAACAATCCGGCCGGCTTGCAGAGCGTGACGTTCGATGCCGATGGCGAGGAGATTGTTGTCGAATATCGACTACAACACGAGACGGCGATGGCGCGCGTGGGAGGGGAGGAAATTTCGGCGCGGGTCGATGAGTGCACCGCCGAGCGAGTCGCGTTGGAGGTCGGCGGAGTTCGCCGCGGCTTTGAAGTGCAGCTTACGGGGGATCGCGTCTATGTCGACAGCGCGCTGGGATGCAGCGAATTTGCAGTGCGCCCCCGTTTCAGTCGTCCCGACGAAGCCACGGCCGCCGGTTCGCTGGTAGCGCCGCTGCCGGGCGTGGTGAGCGAAGTCAAGGTGGCGGTGGGAGACGAGGTGGCGCCCGGCCAGGTGCTACTGGTGATCGAGTCGATGAAGATGTTGCATCCCATCGCCGCGCCGGTGGGGGGACGCGTCAGCGAGTTGCGTGTGCAAGCGGCCAGTCAGGTGCAGGCTGGCGTGGTGCTGGCCGTGATCGATGAAGCCAACGACTAA
- a CDS encoding type IV pilus twitching motility protein PilT, with translation MGTLLIDKLLQTVINQKASDLHISCGQPPCIRLDGRMRRLETKTLEPDDTVALMKSITPERCQQELQEVGGTDFGFAFGEQARFRVAVFKQKGTVGLVLRRIPNEFMTFEQLGLPKVCAELIMRPRGLFLVTGPTGSGKSTSLASMINHINHSVDHHIITIEDPIEFYHKHQRSTVNQREIGVDVPSFPEAIRRALRMDPDVILVGEMRDLETIEAAITAAETGHVVFGTLHTTGAEGTVNRIIDVFPTTQQEQIRVQLSTSIIGVLSQQLLPKIGGGRVAAHEMLVVTPGIANLIRENKTFRITSSIQTGAKYGMQLMDDTLFRLWKNGTCAKEDVMVKSNKPDELAMRIAKAEGGMFDDEQDLQEKKGDGKAPAKGH, from the coding sequence GTGGGTACGCTGCTCATCGACAAGCTGCTGCAGACCGTCATCAACCAGAAGGCGAGCGATCTGCATATTTCCTGCGGACAACCGCCGTGTATTCGCCTGGATGGGCGGATGCGGCGTTTGGAAACCAAGACGCTGGAGCCCGACGACACGGTGGCGCTGATGAAGAGCATCACGCCGGAGCGGTGTCAGCAGGAATTGCAGGAGGTGGGAGGGACCGACTTTGGCTTCGCGTTTGGCGAGCAGGCGCGGTTTCGGGTGGCGGTCTTCAAACAAAAGGGGACCGTCGGCCTGGTGCTACGGCGGATTCCCAACGAGTTTATGACCTTTGAGCAGCTTGGCCTGCCGAAGGTGTGCGCCGAACTCATCATGCGGCCGCGCGGCTTGTTCCTGGTGACGGGGCCAACCGGCTCGGGCAAGAGCACCAGCTTGGCCAGCATGATCAATCACATCAATCACAGCGTCGACCATCACATCATCACGATCGAGGACCCGATCGAATTCTATCACAAGCACCAGCGTTCCACGGTGAACCAACGCGAGATCGGCGTCGACGTGCCAAGCTTTCCAGAAGCGATACGCCGCGCGCTGCGTATGGATCCCGATGTGATTCTGGTGGGCGAAATGCGCGATCTGGAAACGATTGAGGCCGCCATCACCGCGGCCGAAACGGGGCACGTGGTCTTTGGCACGCTGCACACCACCGGCGCGGAAGGAACGGTGAACCGCATCATCGACGTCTTCCCCACTACGCAGCAAGAACAGATCCGCGTGCAGCTTTCGACTTCGATCATTGGCGTGTTGTCGCAGCAATTGCTGCCAAAGATCGGCGGCGGTCGCGTCGCCGCGCACGAGATGCTGGTGGTCACGCCCGGCATCGCCAACCTGATTCGCGAGAACAAGACGTTTCGCATCACGTCGTCGATTCAAACGGGCGCCAAGTACGGCATGCAGCTCATGGACGACACGCTGTTCAGACTCTGGAAGAACGGCACCTGCGCCAAGGAAGACGTGATGGTCAAATCGAACAAGCCCGACGAGTTGGCGATGCGGATTGCCAAGGCGGAGGGGGGCATGTTCGACGACGAGCAGGATTTGCAGGAGAAAAAAGGGGACGGCAAGGCGCCGGCCAAGGGACATTAA
- a CDS encoding 4a-hydroxytetrahydrobiopterin dehydratase: MDTFTACELSSKKCQPCEGGVPPATLDEAREQLKKLGGWKLTADHRRIRKEWIAKNFMAAMEFFNHVAELAEAEGHHPDLHLTSYRNVAIELWTHAIGGLSENDFILAAKIDELPIRLKS; the protein is encoded by the coding sequence ATGGATACGTTCACAGCCTGCGAACTTAGCTCCAAGAAGTGTCAGCCGTGCGAAGGGGGCGTGCCGCCGGCCACGCTCGATGAGGCGCGCGAGCAGCTTAAGAAACTAGGTGGCTGGAAGCTGACCGCGGATCATCGGCGGATTCGCAAAGAATGGATCGCCAAGAATTTCATGGCGGCTATGGAGTTCTTCAACCATGTGGCGGAACTGGCCGAGGCCGAAGGGCACCATCCCGATCTGCATCTGACCAGTTACCGGAACGTGGCCATCGAACTGTGGACGCATGCGATTGGCGGGCTGTCGGAGAACGACTTCATTCTGGCGGCCAAGATCGACGAATTGCCGATCCGGCTCAAAAGTTAG
- a CDS encoding (2Fe-2S)-binding protein, translated as MPKLSVDGVGVYEVPAGKRLVLALEDEAGIDQLHACGGHARCTTCRVEFVSGQPDRMTVAERDVLAARGLAGVRLSCQIACDHDMTVRAISRLAGSGRADAGKRPADQIEPPVEWA; from the coding sequence ATGCCAAAACTCTCGGTCGATGGCGTTGGCGTCTACGAAGTGCCTGCTGGCAAGCGGCTTGTGCTCGCCCTGGAAGACGAGGCGGGCATCGACCAGTTGCACGCCTGCGGCGGACATGCCCGCTGCACGACCTGCCGCGTCGAATTCGTGTCGGGCCAACCCGACCGTATGACCGTGGCCGAGCGCGACGTCCTCGCCGCGCGCGGTTTGGCCGGTGTGCGGCTGAGTTGCCAGATCGCTTGCGATCACGACATGACCGTGCGAGCCATCAGCCGCCTGGCCGGCAGTGGCCGAGCCGATGCGGGCAAGCGCCCTGCCGATCAGATCGAGCCGCCAGTCGAGTGGGCTTGA
- a CDS encoding acyl-CoA carboxylase subunit beta — translation MATASTKARRALRQVLSSRLDCASALYQANRTHSLAKLEELEKLLAAGRMGGGEKYVKRHHERGKLLPRERIELLLDPDSPFLELQATAAAGTEYPVGGSGCGGIGVVNGVECVITANDPTVRGGSVNPFTLNKTLRAMEIARINRLPLFFLVESGGADLPKQAEIFVPGGGVFRAMTQLSAQGVPTIALVFGNSTAGGAYNPAMCDYSVFVKDRAKVFLGGPPLVKMATGEESTDEELGGAEMHARVSGLADYLAVDERDALRIGREIVANLNWRKQGPAPAADYAEPIYDAEELLGLAPADLKQPVDIREVLARIVDGSEFDEFKPNYGTSLVTGWASIHGYPVGVLANAQGVLFSDESQKAAQFIQLANRNDVPLIFVQNVTGYMVGREYEQRGIIKHGAMMINAVSNSTVPHITLQIGASYGAGNYGMCGRAYNPRFLFIWPNSKTAVMGPQQLAGVMSLVMRASAEAAGKPFNEEEDAMRRAFVEHQIESESLATYTSARLYDDGIIDPRDSRTVLGMALSACCSAPVAGTRNFGVFRL, via the coding sequence ATGGCCACGGCATCTACCAAGGCGCGCCGCGCCCTGCGACAAGTGTTGTCTAGCCGGCTCGATTGCGCCTCGGCGCTTTACCAGGCCAATCGGACGCACTCGCTGGCCAAGCTCGAAGAACTAGAAAAGCTGCTCGCGGCGGGCCGAATGGGCGGGGGCGAAAAATACGTCAAGCGCCATCACGAGCGCGGCAAACTGTTGCCGCGCGAGCGCATTGAACTGCTGCTTGACCCCGATTCTCCCTTTCTCGAACTGCAAGCCACGGCGGCCGCCGGCACCGAGTATCCCGTGGGAGGCTCGGGCTGCGGCGGCATTGGCGTGGTTAATGGCGTGGAATGTGTGATCACGGCCAACGATCCGACCGTGCGCGGCGGCTCGGTGAATCCCTTCACGCTCAATAAGACGCTCCGCGCGATGGAGATCGCGCGGATCAATCGGCTGCCGCTGTTCTTCCTGGTCGAATCGGGGGGCGCCGACCTGCCGAAGCAGGCGGAGATCTTTGTCCCTGGCGGCGGCGTGTTCCGTGCGATGACGCAACTCTCGGCGCAAGGCGTGCCGACCATTGCGCTGGTGTTTGGCAACTCGACGGCCGGCGGCGCCTATAACCCGGCGATGTGCGATTACTCAGTGTTCGTCAAGGATCGCGCCAAGGTTTTTTTGGGGGGTCCGCCGCTGGTGAAGATGGCCACCGGCGAGGAATCGACCGACGAAGAGTTGGGGGGCGCCGAGATGCACGCGCGCGTCTCCGGCCTGGCCGACTACCTGGCGGTGGACGAACGCGACGCGCTGCGTATTGGCCGCGAGATCGTGGCCAATCTCAATTGGCGCAAGCAGGGACCAGCGCCAGCGGCCGACTACGCCGAGCCGATCTACGACGCGGAAGAGCTATTGGGATTGGCGCCCGCCGATCTCAAGCAACCGGTCGACATTCGCGAGGTGCTGGCGCGGATTGTGGATGGCTCGGAGTTCGACGAGTTCAAGCCAAACTACGGCACGAGCCTGGTCACGGGCTGGGCCTCGATTCATGGCTACCCAGTCGGCGTTTTGGCGAACGCGCAAGGGGTGCTCTTCTCCGACGAGTCGCAGAAGGCGGCGCAGTTCATTCAGCTCGCCAATCGCAACGATGTGCCGTTGATCTTTGTGCAGAACGTGACCGGCTACATGGTGGGGCGCGAGTACGAACAGCGCGGCATCATCAAGCATGGAGCGATGATGATCAACGCGGTGTCGAACAGCACGGTGCCGCACATTACGCTGCAAATTGGCGCGTCGTACGGCGCCGGCAACTACGGCATGTGCGGTCGCGCTTACAATCCACGCTTTTTGTTCATCTGGCCCAACAGCAAGACCGCCGTGATGGGGCCGCAACAACTGGCGGGAGTGATGTCGCTGGTGATGCGCGCTTCCGCCGAAGCGGCGGGCAAGCCGTTCAACGAGGAAGAAGACGCCATGCGCCGCGCCTTTGTCGAACATCAGATCGAAAGCGAGTCGCTGGCCACCTACACCAGCGCACGGCTTTACGACGATGGCATCATCGACCCGCGCGACAGCCGCACCGTGCTGGGCATGGCGCTTTCGGCCTGCTGCTCAGCGCCGGTCGCGGGCACGCGCAATTTCGGCGTCTTCCGCCTGTAA
- a CDS encoding DUF1446 domain-containing protein encodes MSRDKPLRIANCSGFYGDRLAAAREMVEGGPIDFLTGDYLAELTMMILWKSKQKDASKGYATTFLKQMQEILAPALAKGIKIVVNAGGLNPAGLAQELRTLCDKLGTRANIAHIEGDDLLTRLPELQAAGQALKHLDTGRPLAELNAMTVSANAYLGAWGIVEALNRGADVVICPRVTDAALVMGPAAWRFGWRRDDWDQLAGALVAGHVLECGAQTTGGNYAFFREVPGLSHVGFPIAEMHADGSSVITKHPGTGGLVSVGTVTAQLLYEIDSPRYANPDVVARFDTIDIEQLGPDRVRLSGIRGEPAPGSMKVCINYLGGFRNSMTFVLTGLDIEEKARVTREALLQALGGEQPFSSIEFDLIRGDRADACTNSEASALLRVTVKSPDPQRVGRAFSGAVVEMALASYPGFYATTLPGEGSPVGVYWPALVDASLVQQEVVLADGTRVPVAPTPSAAPIEVTAPTAELPAAPAGLSQRMPLGTVFGARSGDKGGNANVGIWARSAAGYAWLRDFLTVEAFQQLIPESAALEVRRYELPNLWALNFVVVGLLGEGVSSSTRFDPQAKSLGEYLRSRLVDLPEALLADAPY; translated from the coding sequence ATGTCGCGCGACAAACCCTTGCGCATCGCGAATTGCTCCGGCTTCTACGGCGACCGCCTGGCGGCGGCGCGGGAGATGGTTGAGGGGGGGCCGATCGACTTTCTCACCGGCGATTATCTCGCCGAGCTGACGATGATGATTCTGTGGAAGTCGAAGCAGAAGGACGCGAGCAAGGGATACGCGACCACATTTCTCAAGCAAATGCAGGAGATCCTCGCGCCGGCGCTGGCCAAGGGAATCAAGATTGTCGTCAACGCCGGGGGACTAAACCCGGCGGGACTCGCCCAGGAGCTGCGCACACTGTGCGACAAGCTCGGTACGCGAGCAAACATCGCGCACATTGAGGGGGATGATCTGCTCACGCGCCTGCCAGAATTGCAGGCAGCGGGGCAAGCGCTAAAGCATCTCGACACCGGCCGGCCGCTTGCGGAGCTCAACGCCATGACAGTAAGCGCCAACGCTTATCTGGGCGCTTGGGGCATTGTCGAGGCGCTGAATCGGGGCGCCGATGTCGTCATATGTCCGCGCGTTACCGACGCCGCGCTAGTCATGGGGCCGGCGGCCTGGCGCTTTGGCTGGCGGCGCGACGATTGGGACCAACTGGCCGGGGCGCTGGTGGCTGGCCATGTGCTAGAGTGCGGCGCCCAGACCACGGGGGGCAACTACGCCTTCTTTCGCGAGGTTCCGGGGCTATCGCATGTTGGCTTTCCGATTGCCGAGATGCACGCCGACGGCAGTTCGGTCATTACCAAGCATCCTGGCACGGGCGGTTTAGTCTCGGTCGGCACGGTCACCGCGCAACTGCTCTATGAGATTGACTCCCCACGCTACGCCAACCCCGACGTGGTCGCCCGTTTTGACACGATTGACATCGAGCAGCTTGGCCCCGACCGCGTGCGGCTGAGCGGCATCCGGGGCGAGCCGGCGCCGGGCAGCATGAAGGTGTGCATCAATTATCTCGGGGGCTTTCGCAATTCGATGACCTTTGTCCTCACGGGACTCGACATTGAGGAAAAAGCGCGCGTCACGCGCGAAGCGCTGTTGCAGGCATTGGGGGGCGAACAACCATTCTCGTCGATTGAGTTCGACTTGATTCGGGGCGACCGCGCCGACGCCTGTACCAACTCCGAGGCCAGCGCGCTGTTGCGTGTGACCGTCAAGAGCCCCGATCCGCAGCGCGTAGGACGGGCGTTTTCTGGCGCTGTGGTCGAGATGGCGCTGGCCAGCTATCCCGGCTTTTACGCCACCACGCTGCCAGGCGAAGGGAGCCCGGTGGGCGTCTATTGGCCGGCGCTGGTCGACGCTTCGCTGGTTCAGCAAGAGGTGGTGCTGGCCGATGGGACGCGTGTGCCAGTCGCGCCCACGCCGAGCGCGGCGCCGATTGAGGTGACGGCGCCGACGGCCGAACTGCCCGCGGCGCCCGCAGGGCTATCGCAGCGAATGCCGCTAGGCACGGTGTTCGGCGCTCGCTCGGGAGACAAGGGGGGCAACGCCAATGTCGGCATTTGGGCCCGCAGCGCAGCAGGTTATGCGTGGCTGCGCGACTTTCTCACGGTGGAAGCATTTCAACAACTGATTCCCGAGTCGGCCGCGCTGGAGGTGCGTCGCTACGAATTGCCAAATCTCTGGGCACTCAACTTTGTGGTGGTGGGACTGTTGGGCGAAGGTGTGTCGTCGTCCACGCGCTTTGATCCGCAGGCGAAGAGCCTGGGCGAGTATTTGCGTAGCCGATTAGTCGACCTGCCCGAGGCGCTGTTGGCCGACGCGCCCTATTGA
- a CDS encoding GspE/PulE family protein: protein MATSMTNFTDILIRQKVISADQLAEAEQMARSSRSSVGDALVRLGYATGDEVMRAMARSHGLDFVNLSEVVIPPSVVELVPESIARENAVLPMAEEDGAIKVIVSDPLDYDTQEKLRFILNREVKIALAPRENILEAINRYYGQTDGESADSMLQEFTDTAIDFTETETQAAGDDDSDESAAPIVRLVNLIIQEAVQLRASDIHIEPFEDRVRVRYRIDGVLVERDSPPRRLLAAMLSRLKIMAKMDIAERRRPQDGRIKVSTANKELDLRVSVLPTNHGQSVVMRLLDKDSIKVSLKQLGMAEDVFRTFQGLIRRPNGIILVTGPTGSGKTTTLYAGLNDLNRPDRKIITAEDPVEYYLPGINQVEVKHNIGLDFARIIRSMLRQAPNVILVGEMRDQETAEMGIQASLTGHLVFSTLHTNDAPGAVTRLIDMGVPPYLVASSVIAIVAQRLVRVICTKCKQPFTPSDAQLEAAGIPPELAAKGNFMRGKGCGNCQKSGYRGRMGIYELMMMNSKVRELSFQRASTQEIRKAAVAQGMRGLYQDGIIKVLKGLTTLDEVFRVAKRGD from the coding sequence ATGGCCACCAGCATGACGAATTTCACTGACATCCTCATTCGTCAAAAGGTTATCAGCGCCGACCAACTGGCCGAAGCCGAACAGATGGCGCGCTCGAGCCGTTCCAGCGTCGGCGACGCGCTGGTGCGTCTCGGCTACGCCACCGGCGACGAAGTGATGCGCGCCATGGCGCGGTCCCACGGTCTCGACTTCGTGAACCTGTCGGAGGTGGTGATCCCCCCATCGGTGGTCGAACTGGTGCCTGAGTCAATCGCCCGCGAGAACGCGGTGCTGCCGATGGCGGAGGAGGATGGCGCGATCAAGGTGATCGTCAGCGATCCGCTGGATTACGACACCCAAGAGAAGCTGCGGTTCATACTGAATCGCGAGGTCAAGATCGCGCTCGCCCCGCGCGAGAACATTCTGGAAGCGATCAACCGCTACTACGGGCAGACTGACGGCGAAAGCGCCGACTCCATGCTGCAGGAGTTCACCGATACGGCGATCGACTTCACCGAGACGGAAACTCAGGCCGCTGGCGACGACGATTCGGACGAGAGCGCCGCGCCGATCGTGCGGTTGGTGAATTTGATTATCCAAGAGGCGGTGCAACTCCGCGCCTCGGACATTCACATCGAGCCGTTCGAAGACCGGGTGCGGGTGCGGTACCGCATCGACGGCGTGCTAGTCGAACGCGACAGCCCACCGCGCCGCTTGCTCGCCGCCATGCTGTCGCGCCTCAAAATCATGGCCAAGATGGACATCGCCGAGCGCCGCCGTCCACAGGACGGTCGCATCAAGGTGAGCACCGCCAACAAAGAACTCGACCTGCGGGTGAGCGTGCTGCCGACCAATCACGGCCAATCGGTGGTGATGCGGCTATTGGACAAGGACAGCATCAAGGTCAGCCTCAAACAACTCGGCATGGCGGAAGACGTCTTCCGCACCTTCCAGGGACTGATTCGCCGTCCCAATGGCATCATCTTGGTGACCGGTCCCACCGGTTCGGGCAAGACGACCACGCTGTACGCCGGCCTGAACGACTTGAATCGGCCCGATCGCAAGATCATCACCGCCGAAGACCCCGTGGAGTACTACCTGCCGGGCATCAACCAGGTGGAGGTGAAGCACAACATCGGGCTCGACTTTGCCCGCATTATTCGCTCGATGTTGCGGCAGGCGCCCAATGTGATTCTGGTGGGCGAGATGCGCGATCAAGAAACGGCCGAGATGGGCATTCAGGCCTCGCTCACGGGCCACTTGGTGTTCAGCACACTGCATACCAACGACGCGCCGGGCGCTGTCACCCGATTGATCGACATGGGCGTGCCTCCGTACCTGGTGGCGTCCAGCGTCATCGCCATCGTGGCGCAGCGACTGGTGCGCGTGATCTGCACCAAATGCAAACAGCCATTTACTCCCAGCGACGCGCAGCTCGAGGCCGCGGGCATTCCGCCCGAACTGGCCGCCAAAGGCAACTTCATGCGCGGAAAAGGGTGCGGCAACTGCCAAAAGAGCGGATATCGCGGCCGCATGGGCATCTATGAGTTGATGATGATGAACTCAAAGGTCCGCGAGCTCTCATTCCAGCGCGCGTCGACACAAGAGATTCGCAAGGCCGCCGTGGCGCAAGGCATGCGGGGGTTGTATCAAGACGGCATCATCAAGGTCCTCAAGGGGCTGACCACGCTCGACGAGGTCTTCCGGGTCGCCAAGCGGGGCGACTGA